A section of the Pseudomonas sp. FP453 genome encodes:
- a CDS encoding oxygenase MpaB family protein, whose amino-acid sequence MEFIRSRIETQLMSLTGLSLGQLDLENPKGDPGLFGPDSVSWQVHGDFSSMLIGGISALMLQALHPLALAGVWDHSNFRQDMLGRLRRTSQFISGTTFGSRKDAEWLIEKVRTIHLQVVGHAPDGRAYAASDPELLTWVHVAEVSNFLAAHLRYRNPHLSGRDQDRYYAEIALVAEQLGARHVPRSRQEVSDYLARIRPQLLCDERSREVLRLLLDAPAPSTLAKPFGALMMQAGIDLLPDWASAMLDQHQSPLQRQMIRAGVKRSAPLLRWAMRNGSVQRAHRRMGLM is encoded by the coding sequence ATGGAATTTATCCGCAGCCGTATCGAAACCCAGTTGATGAGCCTCACGGGCTTGTCACTGGGCCAACTGGACCTGGAAAACCCCAAGGGCGACCCCGGCCTGTTCGGGCCGGACTCGGTCAGCTGGCAAGTCCATGGCGACTTCAGCAGCATGTTGATCGGCGGCATCAGCGCCTTGATGCTGCAAGCCTTGCACCCGCTGGCCCTGGCCGGCGTGTGGGATCACTCGAACTTTCGCCAGGACATGCTCGGGCGCTTGCGGCGCACGTCGCAGTTCATTTCCGGCACCACCTTTGGCTCGCGCAAGGACGCCGAATGGCTGATCGAAAAAGTGCGCACCATTCACCTGCAAGTGGTCGGCCATGCACCGGACGGCCGCGCGTATGCGGCCAGCGACCCGGAGTTGCTGACCTGGGTGCATGTGGCGGAAGTGAGCAACTTTCTCGCCGCCCACCTGCGCTACCGCAACCCGCACCTGTCGGGGCGTGACCAGGACCGCTACTACGCCGAAATCGCCCTGGTCGCCGAACAACTGGGCGCGCGGCATGTGCCGCGTTCGCGGCAGGAAGTGTCGGATTACCTGGCGCGTATCCGCCCACAACTCTTGTGCGACGAGCGCAGCCGCGAAGTGTTGCGCCTGCTGCTCGATGCCCCGGCGCCAAGCACCTTGGCCAAGCCGTTTGGCGCGCTGATGATGCAGGCCGGGATCGACCTGTTGCCGGACTGGGCCAGCGCCATGCTTGACCAGCACCAGAGCCCGCTGCAACGCCAGATGATCCGCGCCGGGGTCAAGCGCAGTGCACCGCTGCTGCGCTGGGCGATGCGCAATGGTTCGGTACAACGGGCGCATCGGCGGATGGGGCTGATGTAG
- the truB gene encoding tRNA pseudouridine(55) synthase TruB, with the protein MAQVKRIRRNVSGIILLDKPIGFTSNAALQKVRWLLNAEKAGHTGSLDPLATGVLPLCFGEATKFSQYLLDSDKGYETLMQLGKTTTTADAEGDVLQVRDVTVGRADIEAALPGFRGQISQIPPMYSALKRDGQPLYKLARAGEVVEREPRSVTIARLELLACEGDTARLAVDCSKGTYIRTLVEDIGEKLGCGAYVAELRRTQAGPFTLAQTVTLEELEAVHAEGGNEAVDRFLMPSDSGLLDWPLLHFSEHSAFYWLNGQPVRAPDAPKFGMVRVQDHNGRFIGIGEVSEDGRIAPRRLIRSE; encoded by the coding sequence GTGGCTCAGGTCAAACGTATCCGTCGCAACGTCAGCGGCATCATTCTGCTCGACAAGCCCATTGGCTTTACCTCCAATGCCGCCTTGCAGAAGGTTCGCTGGCTGCTCAATGCCGAGAAGGCCGGGCACACCGGCAGCCTCGATCCCCTGGCCACCGGTGTGTTGCCGTTGTGCTTTGGCGAGGCCACCAAGTTCTCGCAATACCTGCTCGATTCCGACAAGGGTTACGAAACCCTGATGCAACTGGGCAAGACCACCACCACGGCCGATGCCGAAGGTGATGTTTTGCAGGTTCGCGACGTGACCGTTGGTCGTGCGGATATTGAAGCGGCTTTACCCGGTTTTCGTGGGCAAATCAGTCAGATACCGCCCATGTACTCGGCGCTCAAGCGTGATGGGCAGCCTCTTTACAAGCTGGCACGTGCGGGCGAAGTAGTGGAGCGCGAACCGCGTTCTGTTACTATTGCGCGCTTGGAATTGCTCGCCTGTGAAGGTGACACTGCGCGCCTGGCCGTGGACTGCAGCAAAGGCACCTATATCCGTACCCTGGTGGAAGATATTGGTGAAAAGCTCGGTTGCGGCGCGTACGTTGCAGAACTGCGACGCACCCAGGCCGGCCCTTTCACCCTGGCCCAGACGGTCACGCTGGAAGAGTTGGAAGCGGTGCATGCCGAAGGCGGCAATGAAGCAGTTGATCGCTTCCTGATGCCATCGGACAGCGGTTTGCTGGATTGGCCATTGCTGCACTTCTCGGAGCACAGCGCGTTCTACTGGCTCAACGGCCAGCCGGTACGTGCCCCGGACGCGCCGAAGTTCGGCATGGTGCGGGTACAAGATCATAACGGTCGCTTTATCGGTATCGGTGAAGTGAGCGAAGACGGGCGCATCGCGCCGCGTCGACTGATTCGGTCAGAATGA
- the rpsO gene encoding 30S ribosomal protein S15: MALDVQEKAQIVADYQQAVGDTGSPEVQVALLTHNINKLQGHFKANGKDHHSRRGLIRMVNQRRKLLDYLKGKDLGRYQALIGRLGLRR, encoded by the coding sequence ATGGCTCTCGACGTTCAAGAAAAAGCACAAATCGTTGCTGACTATCAGCAAGCTGTTGGTGACACTGGTTCGCCAGAAGTGCAAGTTGCACTGCTGACCCACAACATCAACAAGCTGCAAGGTCACTTCAAGGCCAACGGTAAAGACCACCACTCCCGTCGTGGTCTGATCCGCATGGTAAACCAGCGTCGTAAGCTGCTGGACTACCTGAAAGGCAAGGATCTGGGTCGTTATCAGGCTCTGATCGGTCGCCTGGGTCTGCGTCGCTAA
- a CDS encoding BON domain-containing protein: MKKFALATATALTMAMAANVAFAQTSQAPMTLAAGEVTKAKESTSDTWITTKVKADLLTEKGIPGSDIKVETNKGVVTLSSDVEISESQKATAVAITKKIKGVKAVSADSLHAGGAYKADNVDKTKSAAAGAKESTSDTWITTKVKADLVTEKGIPGTDIKVETNKGVVSLSSTAAVTEAQKTTAVNITKQIKGVKAVSADGLKAE, translated from the coding sequence ATGAAGAAGTTCGCTCTCGCTACTGCTACCGCTCTGACCATGGCCATGGCTGCTAACGTAGCCTTTGCTCAGACTTCCCAAGCGCCTATGACTCTGGCAGCCGGCGAAGTGACCAAAGCCAAGGAGTCCACCTCGGACACTTGGATCACCACCAAGGTAAAAGCTGATCTGCTGACCGAAAAAGGTATTCCAGGTTCGGACATCAAGGTTGAAACCAACAAAGGTGTGGTTACCCTGTCGTCTGACGTAGAAATCTCCGAATCGCAGAAAGCGACCGCTGTCGCTATCACCAAGAAAATCAAAGGCGTGAAAGCGGTCTCTGCCGACAGCCTGCATGCAGGCGGCGCCTACAAAGCCGACAATGTCGACAAGACCAAGAGCGCTGCCGCCGGCGCCAAAGAGTCTACTTCCGATACCTGGATCACCACCAAAGTGAAAGCTGACCTGGTGACCGAGAAAGGCATTCCTGGCACCGACATCAAAGTCGAAACCAACAAAGGTGTTGTTTCCCTGTCTTCGACCGCCGCAGTGACCGAAGCACAGAAAACCACCGCGGTGAACATCACCAAGCAAATCAAAGGCGTTAAAGCTGTATCGGCCGATGGCCTGAAAGCAGAGTAA
- a CDS encoding DUF748 domain-containing protein, translating into MPKGLIRATGALLTAVALYSLLGFLILPGIALRIANQQLANYATVPARIERIELNPFSLELTVWGLKIGEPGKEQIGFERLYANLQIDSLWTRALHLADVQLDQPKTQLLFDKSGQLNLAQLFKIPPSEPTPADPNAKPFPLRIDAIKLAGGYVHFEDLRPSEPIEFLYDKLDFELKNLSTLPEDNADMTLVAAGPEGGQIDWKGNFSLVPITSEGTLKVTDGKMKAWWPYVRDALPLVLEDGVLNFSTDYKFSLAKETELNLTNTAASIAPFALKAPDGRPLVRLERLDVSETTVDLAKQQVVVGKIRSNKLETWAAREADGQLDWQKLFASQPSKSAQKPEAATAPATADSPKPAPAAPSKPWQVLLKDVQLRNYQVHLADRQVKPAVALELGPLNVDVQNFDSLNQSPFTLKVDTGLGKQGKILATGEVNLNPISAKLKVNTQDIDLRVAQAYISPFIRLELRSGMLGSNLDVNLKSADPLKLQITGRAQVDQLHTLDTLKTRDFLKWQRLVVEGVNYQHGESLSIDKVNLLQPYARFMINDDRTTNVDDLLIPQAPDKSPKPASKDKPLGIRIGQIAINDGSANFADFSLTPNFATAIQQLNGQIGTIDSRQAKPASVDIKGKVDRYAPVTIKGSVNPFDPMAALDIATSFKRVELTTLTPYSGKFAGFRIRKGRLNLDLHYVITKGQLKAENKVVVEQLQLGEKVDSADAVDLPIRLAIALLKDSDGKISIELPVTGDLNNPQFSVMPIVWQTLRNLVVRAATAPFKFIGGLVTGGGAEDLGNVSFAAGSSELNKDAEGALNTLAKALKERPALRLEIEGTAAASSDGPFLAAERLEREYQYNYYKILQRRGDKVPAQASLLVVPEKEKAPLLEGIYRTRLKQQPPAEWKDLSDSDRTAKLRDGVIKFWSASDVLLRQLGQDRASTIKDYLVDKGQLEDDRVYFIDANLGQAEKDGRVVTPMHLDAE; encoded by the coding sequence ATGCCCAAAGGATTGATTCGCGCCACTGGCGCCTTGTTGACCGCCGTTGCCCTGTACAGCTTGCTGGGCTTTCTGATTTTGCCCGGCATTGCCCTGCGCATTGCCAACCAGCAACTGGCCAATTACGCCACGGTGCCGGCACGGATCGAGCGCATCGAGCTCAACCCGTTCAGCCTGGAACTGACGGTCTGGGGCCTGAAGATCGGCGAGCCGGGCAAAGAACAGATCGGTTTCGAACGCCTCTACGCCAACCTGCAGATCGACAGCCTGTGGACCCGCGCGCTGCACCTGGCCGATGTGCAATTGGACCAGCCGAAGACGCAGCTGCTGTTCGACAAGTCCGGCCAGTTGAACCTGGCGCAACTGTTCAAGATTCCGCCCAGCGAGCCCACCCCGGCCGACCCGAATGCCAAGCCCTTTCCCTTGCGGATCGACGCCATCAAGCTGGCCGGCGGCTATGTGCACTTCGAAGACTTGCGTCCCAGCGAGCCCATCGAATTCCTCTACGACAAACTCGACTTCGAGCTGAAAAACCTCAGCACACTGCCCGAAGACAATGCCGACATGACCCTGGTCGCCGCCGGCCCGGAAGGCGGGCAGATCGACTGGAAAGGCAACTTCAGCCTGGTGCCGATCACGTCCGAAGGTACGCTGAAAGTCACCGACGGCAAGATGAAGGCCTGGTGGCCGTATGTCCGTGATGCGCTGCCGCTGGTGCTTGAGGACGGCGTGCTGAACTTCAGCACCGACTACAAATTCAGCCTGGCCAAAGAGACCGAGCTGAACCTGACCAACACCGCCGCCAGCATCGCACCGTTTGCCCTCAAGGCTCCGGATGGCCGGCCGCTGGTACGCCTGGAGCGCCTGGACGTCAGCGAAACCACCGTGGACCTGGCCAAGCAACAAGTGGTGGTGGGCAAGATCCGTAGCAACAAATTGGAAACCTGGGCCGCCCGCGAAGCCGACGGTCAACTGGACTGGCAGAAACTGTTTGCCAGCCAACCGAGCAAGTCGGCCCAGAAGCCGGAAGCCGCCACAGCGCCGGCTACCGCCGACTCCCCCAAACCGGCACCGGCAGCGCCCAGCAAACCGTGGCAAGTGCTGCTCAAGGACGTGCAACTGCGTAACTATCAGGTGCATCTGGCCGACCGCCAGGTCAAACCTGCCGTCGCGTTGGAGCTGGGCCCGCTGAACGTCGACGTGCAGAACTTCGACAGCCTCAACCAAAGCCCGTTTACCCTGAAGGTCGATACCGGCCTGGGCAAGCAGGGCAAGATCCTCGCGACGGGCGAGGTCAACCTGAACCCGATCAGCGCCAAGCTCAAGGTCAATACCCAGGACATCGACCTGCGGGTTGCCCAGGCCTACATCAGCCCGTTCATTCGCCTGGAACTGCGTAGCGGCATGCTCGGCAGCAACCTGGACGTGAACCTCAAAAGCGCCGATCCACTCAAGCTGCAAATCACCGGACGCGCCCAGGTCGACCAGCTGCATACCCTCGACACCCTCAAGACCCGCGACTTCCTCAAATGGCAGCGCCTGGTGGTCGAAGGCGTCAACTACCAGCACGGCGAGAGCCTGTCGATCGACAAGGTCAACCTGCTGCAACCCTATGCGCGTTTCATGATCAACGACGACCGCACCACCAACGTCGATGACTTGCTGATTCCACAGGCGCCCGATAAGAGTCCGAAACCGGCCAGCAAAGACAAGCCGCTGGGCATTCGTATCGGGCAGATTGCGATCAACGACGGTTCGGCCAACTTTGCCGACTTCAGCCTGACCCCCAACTTTGCCACCGCCATTCAACAGCTCAACGGGCAGATCGGTACGATCGACAGCCGCCAGGCCAAACCGGCCAGCGTCGACATCAAGGGCAAGGTGGATCGCTACGCGCCGGTGACAATCAAGGGCAGCGTGAACCCGTTTGATCCTATGGCGGCGCTGGATATCGCCACCAGCTTCAAACGGGTCGAGTTGACGACCCTGACCCCCTACTCCGGCAAGTTCGCCGGTTTCCGTATCCGCAAGGGCCGGCTCAATCTCGACCTGCATTACGTGATCACCAAAGGCCAGCTGAAAGCCGAAAACAAAGTGGTGGTCGAGCAACTGCAACTGGGTGAGAAAGTCGACAGCGCCGACGCCGTGGACTTGCCGATCCGCCTGGCCATCGCGTTACTCAAGGACTCCGATGGCAAAATCTCCATCGAGCTGCCAGTGACGGGCGACCTCAACAACCCACAGTTCAGCGTGATGCCGATCGTGTGGCAGACCCTGCGCAACCTGGTGGTACGCGCCGCAACGGCACCGTTCAAGTTTATCGGTGGGTTGGTTACCGGCGGTGGCGCGGAGGACTTGGGCAATGTGTCCTTCGCCGCCGGTTCCAGCGAGCTGAACAAGGATGCCGAAGGCGCCTTGAACACGCTGGCCAAGGCGCTGAAAGAACGCCCGGCCCTGCGCCTGGAAATCGAAGGCACGGCCGCTGCCAGCAGCGACGGGCCGTTCCTGGCCGCAGAGCGTCTGGAGCGTGAATACCAATACAACTACTACAAGATCCTTCAGCGCCGTGGCGACAAGGTTCCCGCCCAGGCTTCGCTGCTGGTTGTACCGGAGAAGGAAAAGGCGCCATTGCTGGAAGGCATCTACCGCACCCGCCTGAAACAGCAACCTCCGGCGGAATGGAAGGACCTGAGCGACAGTGACCGCACTGCGAAGCTGCGTGACGGCGTGATCAAGTTCTGGAGCGCCAGTGACGTACTGCTGCGCCAACTTGGCCAGGACCGTGCGAGCACGATCAAGGACTACCTGGTGGACAAGGGCCAGCTGGAAGATGACCGGGTGTACTTCATTGATGCCAACCTGGGTCAGGCGGAGAAAGATGGGCGGGTGGTGACACCGATGCATCTGGATGCCGAGTAA
- a CDS encoding class I SAM-dependent rRNA methyltransferase: MSPLNQALRAALDHRQDLINELHAQGTDCYRLFHGSQEGAGGLTIDRYGPQLLVQSFHQSLQTDELLDLHQLINQYIGLELLLVYNDRSRGNSRIDREDTVYRAEPAALEDLVGHEWGLNYRVRGRHAGQDPLLFLDLRNTRGWVKAHSAGKSVLNLFAYTCGVGLSAAAGGAREVCNLDFAEGNLAVGRENGELNPQLPAMEFVQSDYFPAIRQLAGLPITQRRGQKLPSYPRLEQRQYDLVLLDPPAWAKSAFGTVDLLRDYQSLLKPALLATADNGVLICCNNLAKVSMDDWREQVLRCAEKAGRPVRDWKIMTPGVDFPSQDQQPPLKTLILQL; this comes from the coding sequence ATGTCTCCCTTGAATCAGGCGCTGCGCGCCGCCCTCGATCATCGCCAAGACCTGATCAACGAGCTGCACGCCCAAGGCACCGACTGCTACCGCTTGTTCCATGGCAGCCAGGAAGGCGCCGGCGGCCTGACCATCGACCGCTACGGCCCGCAATTGCTGGTGCAGAGCTTCCACCAGTCGCTGCAAACCGACGAGTTGCTGGACCTGCACCAACTGATCAACCAGTACATCGGCCTGGAATTGCTGCTGGTGTACAACGACCGTTCCCGTGGCAACTCGCGGATCGATCGCGAAGACACGGTGTACCGCGCCGAACCGGCAGCGCTGGAAGATCTGGTCGGCCACGAGTGGGGCCTCAATTACCGCGTGCGCGGGCGCCATGCCGGGCAGGACCCGCTGCTGTTCCTCGACCTGCGCAACACCCGCGGCTGGGTCAAGGCCCACAGCGCCGGCAAAAGCGTGTTGAACCTGTTCGCCTACACCTGCGGCGTCGGCCTCAGCGCGGCGGCGGGTGGTGCCCGCGAGGTGTGCAACCTGGACTTTGCCGAGGGCAACCTGGCGGTTGGTCGCGAAAACGGCGAGCTGAACCCGCAATTGCCAGCCATGGAATTCGTGCAGTCCGACTACTTCCCGGCGATCCGCCAACTGGCCGGCCTGCCCATTACCCAGCGTCGCGGCCAGAAACTGCCGAGCTACCCACGCCTGGAACAGCGTCAGTACGACCTCGTATTGCTCGACCCTCCGGCCTGGGCCAAGAGCGCCTTTGGCACCGTCGACCTGTTGCGTGACTACCAAAGCCTGCTCAAGCCCGCACTGCTCGCCACGGCCGACAATGGCGTGCTGATCTGCTGCAACAACCTGGCGAAGGTCAGCATGGATGACTGGCGCGAACAGGTGCTGCGCTGCGCGGAGAAGGCCGGGCGCCCGGTACGCGACTGGAAAATCATGACGCCGGGGGTGGATTTCCCTTCACAAGACCAGCAGCCACCGCTGAAAACTCTGATACTGCAGCTGTAG
- the rbfA gene encoding 30S ribosome-binding factor RbfA yields the protein MAKEYSRTQRIGDQMQRELAQLIRREVKDPRVGLVTITAVEVSRDVGHAKIFITVMGQDNSEEIAQSIKVLNSAAGFLRMQLAREMKLRSVPQLHFHYDESVVRGAHLSALIERAVAEDSQHPSTPEDAKE from the coding sequence ATGGCAAAAGAATACAGCCGTACCCAGCGTATCGGAGATCAGATGCAGCGCGAGCTGGCCCAACTGATCCGTCGTGAAGTCAAAGACCCGCGCGTTGGCCTGGTGACCATCACCGCCGTTGAAGTGAGCCGTGACGTTGGTCACGCCAAGATCTTCATCACCGTGATGGGGCAGGACAACAGCGAAGAAATCGCGCAAAGCATCAAGGTGCTCAACTCGGCCGCAGGCTTCCTGCGCATGCAGTTGGCCCGTGAAATGAAGCTGCGCAGTGTTCCCCAGTTGCACTTCCACTACGACGAAAGTGTCGTGCGTGGTGCGCACCTGTCGGCACTGATCGAGCGCGCCGTGGCTGAAGACAGCCAGCACCCGTCCACACCTGAAGACGCCAAGGAGTAA
- the pnp gene encoding polyribonucleotide nucleotidyltransferase, whose product MNPVIKKFQFGQSTVTLETGRIARQASGAVLVTVDDDVTVLVTVVGAKTADPSKGFFPLSVHYQEKTYAAGKIPGGFFKREGRPSEKETLTSRLIDRPIRPLFPEGFMNEVQVVCTVVSTSKKTDPDIAAMIGTSAALAISGIPFDGPIGAARVAFHESTGYLLNPTYEQQKASSLDMVVAGTSEAVLMVESEAKELTEDQMLGAVLFAHDEFQSVIKAVTELAAEAAKPTWTWAPQAEATELLGAIRSEFGAAISDAYTITVKADRYARLGELKDQVVAKLSGEEGQPSSSEVKAAFGEIEYRTVRENIVNGKPRIDGRDTRTVRPLNIEVGVLPKTHGSALFTRGETQALVVATLGTARDAQLLDTLEGEKKDPFMLHYNFPPFSVGECGRMGGAGRREIGHGRLARRSIAAMLPAADVFPYTIRVVSEITESNGSSSMASVCGASLALMDAGVPMKAPVAGIAMGLVKEGEKFAILTDILGDEDHLGDMDFKVAGTSKGVTALQMDIKIKGITEEIMEIALGQALEARLNILGQMNQIIGQSRTELSENAPTMIAMKIDTDKIRDVIGKGGATIRAICEETKASIDIEDDGSIKIFGETKEAAEAARQRVLGITAEAEIGKIYVGKVERIVDFGAFVNILPGKDGLVHISMLSDARVEKVTDILKEGQEVEVLVLDVDNRGRIKLSIKDVAAAKASGV is encoded by the coding sequence GTGAACCCGGTTATCAAAAAGTTCCAGTTCGGTCAGTCGACCGTTACCCTTGAGACAGGCCGTATCGCCCGTCAAGCCTCCGGCGCAGTGCTGGTTACCGTTGACGACGACGTTACCGTATTGGTGACCGTTGTTGGCGCCAAGACCGCTGACCCAAGCAAAGGCTTCTTCCCTCTTTCCGTTCACTACCAGGAAAAGACTTACGCTGCCGGTAAGATCCCTGGTGGTTTCTTCAAGCGCGAAGGCCGTCCTTCCGAGAAAGAAACCCTGACTTCCCGACTGATCGACCGTCCGATCCGTCCGCTGTTCCCAGAAGGCTTCATGAACGAAGTGCAGGTTGTCTGCACCGTCGTTTCCACCAGCAAGAAAACCGATCCGGACATCGCTGCGATGATCGGTACCTCGGCTGCCCTGGCTATCTCGGGCATTCCGTTCGACGGCCCGATCGGCGCCGCCCGTGTTGCTTTCCACGAAAGCACCGGCTACCTGCTGAACCCGACTTACGAGCAACAGAAAGCATCGAGCCTGGACATGGTCGTTGCCGGTACCTCGGAAGCCGTATTGATGGTTGAATCGGAAGCCAAAGAGCTGACCGAAGACCAGATGCTGGGTGCAGTACTGTTCGCCCACGACGAGTTCCAGTCTGTTATCAAGGCTGTCACCGAGCTGGCTGCCGAAGCTGCCAAGCCAACCTGGACCTGGGCTCCACAGGCCGAAGCGACCGAACTGCTGGGCGCTATCCGCTCCGAGTTCGGCGCTGCGATCTCCGACGCCTACACCATCACCGTCAAGGCCGATCGCTACGCTCGCCTGGGCGAGTTGAAGGATCAGGTTGTTGCCAAGCTGTCCGGTGAAGAAGGCCAGCCTTCGTCCAGCGAAGTCAAAGCCGCTTTCGGCGAAATCGAATACCGCACCGTTCGCGAAAACATCGTTAACGGCAAGCCACGTATCGACGGTCGCGACACCCGCACCGTACGCCCGCTGAACATCGAAGTCGGCGTTCTGCCGAAGACTCACGGTTCGGCGCTGTTCACCCGTGGTGAAACCCAGGCCCTGGTAGTCGCGACTCTGGGCACCGCCCGTGACGCACAGCTGCTGGACACCCTGGAAGGCGAGAAAAAAGACCCGTTCATGCTGCACTACAACTTCCCGCCGTTCTCGGTGGGCGAGTGTGGTCGCATGGGTGGCGCTGGTCGTCGTGAAATCGGTCACGGCCGTCTGGCCCGTCGTTCGATCGCCGCCATGCTGCCGGCTGCCGACGTGTTCCCGTACACCATCCGTGTTGTATCGGAAATCACCGAGTCCAACGGTTCCAGCTCCATGGCTTCCGTTTGCGGTGCTTCACTGGCCCTGATGGACGCCGGTGTGCCGATGAAGGCGCCGGTTGCCGGTATCGCCATGGGCCTGGTTAAAGAAGGCGAGAAGTTCGCCATCCTGACCGACATCCTGGGTGACGAAGACCACCTGGGCGACATGGACTTCAAAGTAGCCGGTACCTCCAAAGGTGTGACCGCGCTGCAGATGGACATCAAGATCAAAGGCATCACCGAAGAGATCATGGAGATCGCCCTGGGCCAAGCCCTGGAAGCGCGCCTGAACATCCTCGGCCAGATGAACCAGATCATTGGTCAGTCCCGCACCGAACTGTCGGAAAACGCTCCGACCATGATCGCGATGAAAATCGACACCGACAAAATCCGTGATGTCATCGGTAAAGGCGGCGCGACTATCCGTGCGATCTGTGAAGAGACCAAGGCTTCGATCGACATCGAAGACGACGGCTCGATCAAGATCTTCGGCGAAACCAAGGAAGCGGCTGAGGCTGCACGCCAGCGCGTCCTGGGCATCACTGCTGAAGCCGAGATCGGCAAGATCTACGTCGGTAAGGTTGAGCGCATCGTCGACTTCGGCGCGTTCGTCAACATCCTGCCGGGCAAAGACGGTCTGGTGCACATCTCCATGCTGAGCGACGCTCGTGTCGAGAAAGTGACCGACATTCTGAAAGAAGGCCAGGAAGTGGAAGTGCTGGTACTGGACGTGGACAACCGCGGCCGTATCAAGCTGTCCATCAAGGACGTAGCAGCAGCCAAGGCTTCGGGCGTTTAA